The window ACCACAATACTATAGCTAGGTTTAGAAGTAAGAAACTAAAAACCATATTTAAAGATATCTTTAAGCAGGTAGTCTTACTGCTTGCTGATGAAGGTCTGGTTACTTTAAAAGAGGTCTTTACTGATGGAACTAAGATAGAGTCTGTGGCTGGTCGCTATACCTTTGTATGGGGTAATGCTATAAAGACTAGAAAGAAAAAAATGGTTGAGCAGTTAGAACAGATGTGGCAATATGCACAAAGCATCGCAGATGATGAAGATAAAGATCCCACACCACCAGACTTCAAAGAAATAGACCAAGACAAGGTAAAGCAAACGGCAAAGAAGATTAATAAAATCTTATCTAACAACCCAAAGGCTGGTAGCAAGCAAAAAGCTAAACTACGTTACATTGAAAAGAACTTTGCTAGCAATCTAGAGAAGTATGAGCAACAAGAAAAAATACTTGCCAAACGCAATAGTTACAGTAAGACCGATCCTGACGCTACCTTTATGCGCATGAAAGAAGACCACATGAAAAATGGTCAACTCAAACCAGGTTATAATGTTCAAATAAGTTCAGAATCACAATTTGTAATCCATTACTCCTTACATCAACAAACTACGGATTATCATACCCTAAAACCCCATTTACAGACTTACCAATACCTTTATGAATCCATGCCTGATCGAGTTGTCGCAGATGCTGGTTATGGAAGTGAAGAAAACTATGAATACTTAGAAGATAATAATGTTGAAGCCTATGTGAAGTATAACACCTTTGACAAAGAACATAAAAACTATAAG is drawn from Nonlabens dokdonensis DSW-6 and contains these coding sequences:
- a CDS encoding IS1182 family transposase, translating into MNTNFKDYNQQQNWLFPPSIEELIPEDHPVRVVNGVVEQLDLNLLISEYSKDGQPSYHPKMMLKIMVYAYMDNTYSSRKIEKAMGENINYMWLSGKQVADHNTIARFRSKKLKTIFKDIFKQVVLLLADEGLVTLKEVFTDGTKIESVAGRYTFVWGNAIKTRKKKMVEQLEQMWQYAQSIADDEDKDPTPPDFKEIDQDKVKQTAKKINKILSNNPKAGSKQKAKLRYIEKNFASNLEKYEQQEKILAKRNSYSKTDPDATFMRMKEDHMKNGQLKPGYNVQISSESQFVIHYSLHQQTTDYHTLKPHLQTYQYLYESMPDRVVADAGYGSEENYEYLEDNNVEAYVKYNTFDKEHKNYKTKKKASGKDDFHRDSLHYNEKGDYYVCPMGQRMEKQNDKKQRTKSGYLQYTSVYQAQNCNGCPLRSLCHKSANHRTIQRNHKLERHKEIARQRLNTELGEQKRIQRTADVEPVFAHIKSNRNFERFTHKGIQKAELEFGLHALAHNLKKKVA